The proteins below are encoded in one region of Clostridium pasteurianum DSM 525 = ATCC 6013:
- a CDS encoding YkuS family protein, with translation MIRTIGVEKGLTNVEDFLRSRGYNTKEFETSQINDNSFLNSVDFIVSTGGNENFIGIENSSTKVPVISAEGRTPENIEKQIIRGR, from the coding sequence ATGATAAGAACTATTGGTGTAGAAAAGGGATTAACTAATGTAGAAGATTTTTTAAGGAGCAGAGGTTACAACACAAAAGAATTTGAAACTTCACAAATTAATGATAACAGTTTTCTTAATAGTGTTGACTTTATAGTTTCTACTGGTGGTAATGAAAATTTTATTGGAATTGAAAATTCCTCTACAAAGGTTCCTGTTATATCCGCTGAAGGTAGAACTCCTGAAAATATTGAAAAACAGATAATACGAGGAAGATAA
- a CDS encoding MurR/RpiR family transcriptional regulator, with amino-acid sequence MENNEESSKQDLMITIQSKFQRLSKGQKLIAEYILKHYDKAAFMTAAKLGISVGVSESTVVRFANELGFSGYPKLQKALQELIKNKLTTVQRLELSNNFISEENALKGVLKSDMENIRTTLEKIDHNAFEEVVNGIFAARKIYIIGLRSSTALSEFLGFYLNLILDNVNMVAYGMSDIFEQLINISHEDLVIAIGFPRYAIRTIEALNYAQSKGTKVVAITDSVLSPLAAKADYTLIAQSNMASFVDSLVAPLSVINALIVAVGLREKEKISRNFEELENIWQEYQVYSFKENTRK; translated from the coding sequence ATGGAGAATAATGAGGAAAGCAGCAAGCAAGATTTAATGATTACCATTCAGTCAAAATTTCAAAGACTGAGTAAAGGGCAAAAATTAATAGCTGAATATATATTAAAACATTACGATAAAGCTGCATTTATGACCGCAGCAAAATTAGGTATAAGCGTTGGAGTAAGTGAATCTACAGTGGTCAGGTTTGCAAATGAATTGGGATTTAGCGGTTATCCTAAATTGCAAAAAGCACTGCAGGAATTAATAAAAAATAAATTAACTACAGTTCAGAGATTAGAACTTTCAAATAATTTTATAAGTGAAGAAAATGCCTTGAAAGGCGTTTTAAAATCTGATATGGAAAATATAAGAACTACTTTGGAAAAAATAGATCACAATGCTTTTGAAGAAGTAGTAAACGGCATCTTTGCTGCAAGAAAAATATACATAATTGGGCTTAGAAGTTCAACAGCTTTATCTGAGTTTCTGGGATTTTATTTAAATTTAATTTTAGATAATGTAAATATGGTTGCATATGGTATGAGTGATATATTTGAACAGCTTATCAATATATCTCACGAGGATCTTGTAATAGCTATAGGATTTCCAAGATATGCCATAAGGACTATAGAAGCACTTAATTATGCTCAGAGTAAGGGGACAAAGGTTGTAGCTATAACAGATAGTGTACTTTCACCTTTAGCTGCAAAAGCTGATTACACATTAATAGCTCAAAGCAATATGGCATCTTTTGTGGATTCACTAGTAGCTCCTTTAAGTGTAATAAATGCACTAATTGTAGCAGTGGGACTTAGAGAAAAAGAAAAAATATCACGAAATTTTGAAGAACTGGAAAATATATGGCAAGAATATCAAGTTTATTCCTTTAAAGAAAACACCAGGAAATAG
- a CDS encoding nitrogenase component 1, with amino-acid sequence MTYIEKPRFSCALGGALSTISALPRVVPIVHATAGCGSNLFGAYMGGSGFWGSGYCGGSSVPTSGLTENDIVFGGSLRLNEQINSTLEIIDADLFLVTSGCMTEIIGDDIEAVLRNFKNSEVPILSVETGGFKGTSYNGYELVLEKLFINYLKEKKSKRKNLVNIFGLVPASDPFFRGDLSEIKRLLEKLGLEVNTFFTNDQSIDNLKNASEALLNIVLSKTYGIGAAKSFEKKHNIPYYASELPIGPTATAEFLLSISKLLEIDNKKVEKLISEENANYYKYIERISDIYTDSDFQHYAIVVGNANNTLSITRFLYEDLGWIPKIAVVTDQLEDNQKSILDDSFKNINLDRDMKLLYETDTSKIYENFTNIFEVDKSKKYQDSISPLFILGSSFEKDFANKIGAKILSVSYPILNRAILDRGYAGYNGALHLVEDLLDVILSGR; translated from the coding sequence ATGACTTATATTGAAAAACCCAGATTTTCCTGTGCTCTTGGAGGTGCTCTAAGTACTATAAGTGCATTGCCAAGAGTAGTTCCAATAGTCCATGCTACAGCGGGCTGTGGTTCAAATCTTTTTGGAGCATATATGGGTGGCAGTGGATTTTGGGGTTCAGGTTATTGTGGAGGAAGTTCAGTTCCCACTTCAGGCTTAACTGAAAATGATATTGTCTTTGGAGGATCTTTAAGACTAAATGAACAAATAAACAGTACCCTTGAAATTATTGATGCAGATTTATTCTTGGTAACCAGCGGATGCATGACAGAAATAATTGGAGATGATATAGAAGCAGTCCTCAGAAACTTTAAAAATTCAGAGGTTCCTATATTGTCTGTGGAAACAGGAGGTTTTAAAGGAACTTCATATAATGGTTATGAATTGGTACTGGAAAAACTGTTTATCAACTATTTAAAAGAAAAGAAAAGTAAAAGAAAAAACTTAGTAAATATTTTTGGATTAGTTCCAGCTAGTGATCCCTTCTTTAGAGGAGATTTATCTGAAATAAAAAGGTTACTCGAGAAGCTTGGATTAGAAGTAAATACTTTTTTTACTAATGATCAAAGTATAGATAATTTAAAAAATGCCTCAGAAGCTTTATTAAATATCGTTTTATCAAAAACCTATGGCATCGGTGCCGCAAAAAGTTTTGAAAAGAAACACAATATACCTTATTATGCCAGTGAACTTCCAATAGGACCAACAGCTACTGCTGAGTTTTTATTATCTATCTCTAAGCTACTAGAAATAGATAATAAAAAAGTTGAAAAATTAATAAGTGAAGAAAATGCAAACTATTATAAGTATATTGAAAGAATATCAGATATCTATACAGATTCGGATTTTCAACATTATGCAATAGTAGTAGGAAATGCAAATAATACCCTGTCAATAACAAGATTTTTATATGAAGATTTAGGCTGGATCCCTAAAATTGCTGTCGTAACAGATCAGCTTGAAGATAATCAAAAGAGTATTTTAGATGATAGTTTTAAGAATATAAATTTAGACAGAGATATGAAACTTTTATATGAAACAGATACTTCAAAAATTTATGAAAATTTCACAAACATTTTTGAAGTTGATAAATCTAAAAAATATCAGGATTCTATTTCCCCTCTTTTTATATTAGGCAGTTCTTTTGAAAAAGATTTTGCCAATAAAATTGGTGCAAAAATATTAAGTGTAAGTTATCCAATACTAAATAGAGCAATATTAGACAGAGGATATGCTGGATATAATGGTGCCCTTCATTTGGTAGAAGATTTGTTAGATGTAATTCTTAGTGGGAGGTAG
- a CDS encoding nitrogenase component 1: MSYFDNKVAPKREHRLNFVGSAFGGNACELLSCAKEGCLKNKKRSFTQATACQLSLVLGMALTMPDTVFVIHGPVGCGSQIHSSNFQVNSGTKARGKIPKPLIWLSTNLTEKDIINGGESKLNKTILEADKRYKPKAIIVMNTCSPSMIGDDIDEVVRNIQKDINAKIIPMHCEGIKSPIVANAYDTYYHGVGRNLDLSKDSSGNIGENNSRFQLEGEVHKKSKIVNLFNFGSLTYPDELEIKRLLETLDLKVRVFPNFAHPNDFKKLSEAALNISLCNVHDDYFLTFLKERFNIPYFIHNMPVGIKNTSEWFIEVAKQLNLEKKAKEIVLAEEQEIFSAIEPYKKILKGKRVLVTGGVIRVVSDAELLHELGCEIVSIRAHHYDSLSTDLYTKFNEKFPDLEISVAPNQVFELINIINRYRPDICLTHAGAGVWVSKLGIPSLPLFGGPHNYFGYKGSYDVARRMTKLLRNPSFQHKLQANTDLPYKKEWYNKNPFSYIKE; this comes from the coding sequence ATGAGCTATTTTGATAATAAAGTTGCACCTAAACGTGAACATAGATTGAATTTTGTAGGGAGTGCCTTTGGAGGTAACGCCTGTGAACTATTGAGTTGTGCTAAAGAAGGTTGTTTAAAGAATAAAAAAAGAAGTTTTACTCAAGCAACTGCTTGCCAATTAAGTCTAGTGCTTGGGATGGCTCTTACCATGCCAGATACAGTATTTGTAATTCATGGTCCTGTAGGTTGTGGATCACAGATTCATTCATCTAATTTTCAAGTTAATTCTGGAACAAAAGCCAGAGGCAAAATTCCTAAACCTTTAATATGGTTATCCACTAATCTCACAGAGAAAGACATTATCAATGGAGGTGAAAGTAAACTAAATAAAACCATATTAGAAGCTGACAAACGTTACAAACCTAAAGCTATCATTGTCATGAATACCTGTTCTCCAAGTATGATTGGTGATGATATTGATGAAGTGGTAAGGAATATACAAAAAGATATAAATGCAAAAATAATACCAATGCACTGTGAAGGAATTAAATCTCCAATAGTTGCCAATGCTTATGACACTTATTATCATGGTGTAGGCAGAAATCTTGATTTGTCTAAGGACTCATCAGGTAATATAGGAGAAAACAATTCAAGATTTCAATTGGAAGGAGAAGTTCATAAAAAATCTAAAATCGTAAATTTATTTAATTTTGGTTCCCTCACCTATCCTGATGAATTGGAGATAAAAAGATTATTGGAGACATTAGATCTTAAAGTAAGGGTTTTCCCTAATTTTGCACATCCCAATGATTTTAAAAAATTGTCTGAGGCAGCTTTAAATATAAGTCTCTGCAACGTACATGACGACTACTTTTTAACTTTTTTAAAAGAAAGATTTAACATTCCCTATTTTATTCACAATATGCCTGTAGGCATAAAAAATACAAGTGAATGGTTTATAGAGGTAGCAAAACAGCTTAATTTAGAGAAAAAGGCAAAAGAAATAGTTTTAGCAGAAGAGCAAGAAATCTTTTCTGCAATAGAACCTTATAAGAAAATTTTAAAAGGTAAAAGAGTGCTTGTAACTGGAGGGGTAATAAGAGTAGTATCTGATGCAGAACTTCTTCATGAATTAGGCTGCGAGATTGTATCCATTAGAGCTCATCATTATGACAGTTTAAGTACAGATCTCTATACAAAATTCAATGAGAAGTTTCCAGACTTAGAAATAAGCGTAGCACCAAATCAGGTTTTCGAATTGATTAATATAATAAACAGATATAGACCAGATATATGCCTAACTCATGCTGGAGCTGGAGTATGGGTATCTAAACTCGGTATTCCTTCACTGCCGCTATTTGGAGGCCCGCATAATTATTTTGGATACAAAGGTTCCTATGATGTAGCAAGAAGAATGACAAAACTACTAAGAAATCCTTCTTTCCAACATAAACTACAGGCGAACACAGATCTTCCCTATAAAAAGGAATGGTATAATAAAAATCCATTTTCATATATAAAGGAATAA
- a CDS encoding DUF6465 family protein, giving the protein MNKKVKSLNHLKNITVDASKITAKKFIDASENAKDNLQKNLNDLKDASKSTAEKVKTVSKNAKKTITKTSEDIAKKVNIKSIKENIEPPLNKSKENIQKNLNDLKDATLDVSNKVFTASEELINSVKDNIKAKTFTKSLYIQYFGKEMSEDYLIEQFKVKWSESKKLSDVKDLKIYYKVEENTAYYLVNNETTISIKFL; this is encoded by the coding sequence ATGAATAAAAAAGTTAAAAGTTTAAATCATTTGAAAAATATAACTGTGGATGCTTCTAAAATTACTGCCAAAAAGTTCATAGATGCTTCTGAAAATGCTAAAGATAATTTACAAAAAAATTTAAACGATTTGAAGGATGCTTCTAAATCTACTGCTGAAAAAGTGAAGACTGTTTCAAAAAACGCAAAGAAAACAATTACAAAAACCTCTGAAGATATAGCAAAAAAAGTCAATATAAAATCTATAAAGGAAAATATAGAGCCTCCTTTAAACAAATCTAAAGAAAATATACAGAAAAATTTAAACGATTTAAAAGATGCTACTTTGGATGTTTCTAATAAAGTTTTTACTGCTTCCGAAGAACTTATAAATTCTGTAAAAGACAATATCAAGGCTAAAACTTTCACTAAATCTCTTTATATACAGTACTTTGGCAAAGAAATGAGTGAAGATTATTTGATAGAACAATTTAAAGTTAAATGGTCTGAATCTAAAAAATTGTCTGATGTTAAAGATTTAAAAATATACTATAAAGTTGAAGAAAATACAGCCTATTATTTAGTAAATAATGAAACTACTATATCTATAAAATTTCTCTAA
- a CDS encoding pseudouridine synthase yields the protein MKERLQKFMASCGVASRRNCEKMIEEGKVKVNGIVVRELGVKVETDSDEVLVNNEKIFVEKKQIYIMLNKPEGYLCTLKDERGRKTVLDIVKVQERIFPIGRLDYDTSGLLLMTNDGDIYNKVIHPRKKVDKIYEATIKGYPSKEQIEKFCKGIDIGNYITAPANFMIIDGSERESKVKITIHEGKKRQIRKMCKCINHPVITLNRLSIGDIKLDSHLKKGQWRFLKDSEIDYLKNL from the coding sequence GTGAAGGAAAGATTACAAAAGTTTATGGCTAGCTGTGGTGTGGCATCCAGAAGAAATTGTGAAAAAATGATAGAAGAGGGAAAAGTAAAGGTTAATGGTATAGTAGTTAGAGAATTAGGGGTTAAAGTTGAAACAGATTCAGATGAAGTACTAGTGAATAATGAAAAAATTTTTGTGGAGAAAAAACAGATTTATATTATGCTTAATAAGCCAGAAGGATATCTTTGTACTTTAAAAGACGAAAGAGGGAGAAAAACTGTACTGGATATAGTAAAAGTACAGGAAAGGATATTTCCAATTGGAAGACTTGACTATGATACATCTGGTTTATTACTTATGACTAATGATGGAGATATATATAATAAAGTAATACATCCAAGAAAAAAAGTTGATAAAATTTATGAAGCCACTATTAAGGGATATCCTTCAAAAGAACAAATAGAGAAATTTTGTAAGGGTATAGATATAGGCAATTATATTACTGCACCAGCAAATTTTATGATAATTGATGGCAGTGAAAGAGAATCCAAAGTCAAAATTACAATTCATGAAGGTAAGAAGAGACAAATAAGAAAAATGTGCAAATGTATAAATCATCCCGTAATTACTCTAAATAGACTATCAATTGGTGATATAAAATTAGATTCACATTTGAAGAAAGGACAATGGAGATTCTTGAAAGATAGTGAAATAGATTATCTTAAAAATTTGTAA
- a CDS encoding sulfide/dihydroorotate dehydrogenase-like FAD/NAD-binding protein, which produces MDYEIKDCIDAGTEYCPCHLAETGNCLLCSHLQGKSFCDCTNWKGVCIYQEYAWNGNHAKNLRKVSLCKILKKETIDDNLLCFTISAKHKLVQELSQPGSFVFIRHPKSNGYFDAPISIMDTDVNENIIKIVIDVKGIKTKSIDKLQENDNIALRGPYWNGVLGLKNIYHSKDGTSLIIARGIGMAPMIPVMEKLYSNGNKIIAVLDKGNYKDIFIKKYLDLCNAELIECTVINNDGTLSEELKNIINKYEKDINIIYCAGPDIFISNLLEQTKEDTKIACCNNARMCCGEGICGTCSTRYDGDIVKRLCKLQIDPKYIFKGRRAL; this is translated from the coding sequence ATGGACTATGAAATAAAGGATTGTATTGATGCTGGAACAGAATATTGCCCCTGCCATCTTGCAGAAACTGGTAACTGCCTTCTTTGTTCTCATCTTCAAGGAAAAAGTTTTTGCGATTGCACAAATTGGAAGGGAGTTTGTATATATCAGGAATATGCCTGGAATGGAAATCATGCAAAAAATTTAAGAAAAGTAAGCCTATGTAAAATACTAAAGAAAGAAACAATAGATGATAATCTCTTATGTTTTACTATATCTGCAAAACATAAACTTGTTCAAGAATTGTCACAGCCTGGTAGTTTTGTTTTTATAAGACATCCTAAATCCAATGGATATTTCGATGCTCCTATTTCAATAATGGATACAGATGTAAATGAAAATATTATAAAAATAGTTATTGATGTAAAGGGAATAAAAACTAAAAGTATAGATAAACTTCAGGAAAATGATAACATAGCCCTAAGAGGACCTTATTGGAATGGAGTTCTTGGTCTAAAAAATATATACCATAGCAAAGATGGTACATCTCTGATAATTGCCAGAGGCATAGGTATGGCTCCAATGATACCTGTAATGGAAAAATTATATAGTAACGGAAATAAAATCATTGCTGTTTTGGATAAAGGGAATTATAAAGATATATTTATAAAGAAATATCTAGACCTATGTAATGCTGAATTAATAGAATGTACCGTTATAAATAATGATGGCACTCTTTCAGAGGAACTAAAAAATATTATAAATAAATATGAAAAAGATATAAATATCATATACTGTGCAGGTCCAGATATATTTATAAGCAATTTGCTGGAACAAACCAAAGAAGATACTAAAATAGCCTGCTGTAATAATGCAAGAATGTGCTGTGGAGAAGGTATATGCGGTACCTGCAGCACACGATATGATGGTGATATTGTAAAAAGATTATGTAAGCTACAAATTGATCCTAAATATATATTTAAAGGCAGAAGAGCATTATAG
- a CDS encoding NAD(P)/FAD-dependent oxidoreductase — MKKVIVIGGGPAGIMAAMAAAEKNKVILIERNEKLGKKLYITGKGRCNVTNNKDISEFFDYIPGNPEFLYSSLYTYTNFDVMNYFENMGIRLKVERGDRVFPKSDKSSDIINALKRSLENKNVEIMLNTRISSINIENGNIKSLVTDEKNIIKGDHFIICTGGLSYPQTGSTGDGLDFAREAGHNITEIKPSLVPIEINEDWISNLQGLSLRNVELSIMKKNKIIYRDFGEMLFTHYGISGPIVLKASRMVNEKENMSVLVNLKPALKRDELDKRIQRDFTKFSNKDFKNSLNELLPQKLINTIVNLSGIDENKKVNSITREERKNLVDIIQKFTLSIKGLRDIKEAIVTSGGVDIKEIDPSTLRSRIINNMSFAGEVMDVDAYTGGYNIQIAFSTGYLAGKSV; from the coding sequence TTGAAAAAAGTTATAGTTATTGGTGGCGGACCGGCTGGTATTATGGCAGCTATGGCAGCTGCTGAAAAAAATAAGGTTATATTAATTGAAAGAAATGAAAAATTAGGTAAGAAATTATACATTACTGGTAAAGGAAGATGTAATGTAACCAACAATAAAGATATTAGTGAATTTTTTGATTATATTCCTGGAAATCCAGAATTTTTGTACAGTTCTCTGTATACTTATACTAATTTTGATGTAATGAATTATTTTGAAAATATGGGAATACGTTTAAAGGTAGAAAGAGGAGATAGAGTTTTTCCAAAATCAGATAAATCCTCTGACATAATAAATGCACTTAAAAGATCTTTAGAAAATAAAAATGTAGAAATTATGTTGAATACGAGAATAAGTAGTATTAATATAGAAAATGGTAATATAAAAAGCTTAGTTACAGATGAAAAAAATATAATTAAAGGAGATCATTTTATAATATGCACGGGAGGTCTATCTTATCCTCAGACTGGTTCTACGGGAGATGGATTGGATTTTGCAAGGGAAGCTGGGCATAACATTACAGAAATAAAGCCTTCTCTTGTGCCTATAGAAATAAATGAAGATTGGATAAGTAATCTTCAGGGATTATCACTTAGAAATGTTGAACTATCTATTATGAAAAAAAATAAAATAATATACAGAGATTTTGGTGAAATGTTATTTACCCATTATGGAATATCAGGACCAATTGTATTGAAAGCCAGTAGAATGGTCAACGAAAAAGAAAATATGTCTGTATTAGTAAATTTAAAACCTGCCTTGAAAAGAGATGAATTGGATAAGAGAATACAAAGGGATTTCACAAAATTTTCAAATAAGGATTTTAAAAATTCTCTAAATGAACTATTACCGCAAAAACTAATAAATACTATTGTAAATCTTTCGGGTATAGATGAAAATAAAAAAGTGAATTCTATAACTAGAGAAGAAAGAAAGAATCTGGTTGACATTATACAAAAGTTTACTTTAAGTATTAAGGGTTTACGTGATATTAAAGAGGCTATAGTTACTTCTGGAGGAGTAGATATAAAGGAGATAGATCCATCTACTTTAAGATCTAGAATAATAAATAACATGTCTTTTGCAGGAGAGGTAATGGATGTAGATGCATATACTGGTGGGTATAATATACAAATAGCATTTTCTACGGGATACTTAGCGGGAAAAAGTGTATAA